From Coffea arabica cultivar ET-39 chromosome 2e, Coffea Arabica ET-39 HiFi, whole genome shotgun sequence, the proteins below share one genomic window:
- the LOC113729831 gene encoding ubiquitin carboxyl-terminal hydrolase mug105 isoform X4 has product MEYYSFCPVCNLQVLSNEIERHANDHFADHELARDLEFAQQIQLAPPTPLVDSAMHCQSNFSDTHQSTSLLRDAAAETDACEGSDVDGKFCSLISLQLKETFYQVEGGLIALLRNCLASESQDTTSILSGYVDHFQSREWEDIGWGCGWRNIQMLSSHLITQRQEAREVLYGGAGFVPDIASLQRWLEIAWELGFDAQGSNDFDREIYGKRNWIGTTECAALFRSFGLRAMVVDFCSKGTPSASSTTALHHGKMASEEIVGKGKLTKVYGPMDRYLSRRDNSFTHEIFTMPEDCTHSCGPVGKIKGHGVIIDWVWNYFSDNNSTKPSSHRVVLSEKAPLYFQHDGHSRTIVGIQAKRQTNGNYQYNLLILDPAHRTEALAKSLEQNCGWQKLIKRGIHTLKKPQYQLCFIEPGIASGEEIDQLKVLYGINIEV; this is encoded by the exons ATGGAGTACTACTCTTTTTGCCCAGTGTGTAATTTGCAGGTTCTCTCCAACGAAATCGAGAG GCATGCAAACGATCACTTCGCTGACCATGAACTCGCCCGGGACTTAGAATTCGCCCAACAAATTCAGCTTGCGCCCCCTACTCCTCTG GTTGATAGTGCCATGCATTGTCAAAGCAATTTCTCGGATACCCATCAGAGCACTTCCTTGTTGAGGGATGCCGCCGCTGAGACTGATGCTTGTGAAGGGAGTGATGTTGATGGGAAATTCTGCTCTTTGATCAGTTTGCAACTTAAGGAGACCTTCTATCAAGTAGAGGGTGGTTTGATCGCTTTGCTCAGAAATTGTTTGGCATCCGAGTCTCAAGATACAACCAGTATTTTGTCCGGGTATGTTGATCATTTCCAAAGCCGAGAATGGGAAGACATTGGGTGGGGTTGTGGATGGCGTAATATTCAGATGCTTAGCTCGCATTTGATCACACAAAGGCAAGAGGCAAGGGAGGTTTTGTATGGTGGTGCTGGATTTGTGCCTGATATTGCTTCTCTCCAAAGATGGCTTGAAATTGCATGGGAACTTGGATTTGATGCACAAGGTTCAAATGACTTTGATAGGGAGATCTATGGCAAAAGGAATTGGATCGGAACTACTGAGTGCGCTGCACTTTTTCGTTCTTTCGGGCTACGTGCCATGGTAGTGGATTTCTGTAGCAAGGGAACCCCATCTGCATCTTCAACCACTGCATTACACCATGGGAAAATGGCTAGCGAGGAAATTGTTGGCAAGGGGAAGTTGACAAAGGTCTATGGGCCCATGGATAGATATTTGTCTAGACGAGATAATAGCTTtacccatgaaattttcactATGCCTGAAGACTGTACGCATTCATGTGGCCCTGTTGGGAAGATCAAAGGTCATGGAGTAATCATTGACTGGGTGTGGAATTATTTTTCTGACAACAATTCCACTAAACCTAGCAGTCACCGTGTTGTTCTCAGTGAGAAAGC GCCCTTGTACTTCCAACATGATGGTCACTCAAGAACCATCGTGGGGATTCAAGCTAAACGCCAGACTAATGGGAACTATCAATACAATTTACTAATCTTGGACCCTGCTCAT AGAACAGAAGCTCTTGCAAAGTCTCTCGAACAAAACTGTGGATGGCAAAAGCTGATAAAGAGAGGTATCCACACACTGAAGAAGCCGCAGTATCAG CTTTGCTTTATTGAGCCTGGAATTGCATCTGGAGAGGAGATTGACCAGCTGAAGGTCTTATACGGCATCAATATTGAAGTGTAG
- the LOC113729831 gene encoding uncharacterized protein isoform X3 gives MEYYSFCPVCNLQVLSNEIERHANDHFADHELARDLEFAQQIQLAPPTPLVDSAMHCQSNFSDTHQSTSLLRDAAAETDACEGSDVDGKFCSLISLQLKETFYQVEGGLIALLRNCLASESQDTTSILSGYVDHFQSREWEDIGWGCGWRNIQMLSSHLITQRQEAREVLYGGAGFVPDIASLQRWLEIAWELGFDAQGSNDFDREIYGKRNWIGTTECAALFRSFGLRAMVVDFCSKGTPSASSTTALHHGKMASEEIVGKGKLTKVYGPMDRYLSRRDNSFTHEIFTMPEDCTHSCGPVGKIKGHGVIIDWVWNYFSDNNSTKPSSHRVVLSEKACRPLYFQHDGHSRTIVGIQAKRQTNGNYQYNLLILDPAHRTEALAKSLEQNCGWQKLIKRGIHTLKKPQYQLCFIEPGIASGEEIDQLKVLYGINIEV, from the exons ATGGAGTACTACTCTTTTTGCCCAGTGTGTAATTTGCAGGTTCTCTCCAACGAAATCGAGAG GCATGCAAACGATCACTTCGCTGACCATGAACTCGCCCGGGACTTAGAATTCGCCCAACAAATTCAGCTTGCGCCCCCTACTCCTCTG GTTGATAGTGCCATGCATTGTCAAAGCAATTTCTCGGATACCCATCAGAGCACTTCCTTGTTGAGGGATGCCGCCGCTGAGACTGATGCTTGTGAAGGGAGTGATGTTGATGGGAAATTCTGCTCTTTGATCAGTTTGCAACTTAAGGAGACCTTCTATCAAGTAGAGGGTGGTTTGATCGCTTTGCTCAGAAATTGTTTGGCATCCGAGTCTCAAGATACAACCAGTATTTTGTCCGGGTATGTTGATCATTTCCAAAGCCGAGAATGGGAAGACATTGGGTGGGGTTGTGGATGGCGTAATATTCAGATGCTTAGCTCGCATTTGATCACACAAAGGCAAGAGGCAAGGGAGGTTTTGTATGGTGGTGCTGGATTTGTGCCTGATATTGCTTCTCTCCAAAGATGGCTTGAAATTGCATGGGAACTTGGATTTGATGCACAAGGTTCAAATGACTTTGATAGGGAGATCTATGGCAAAAGGAATTGGATCGGAACTACTGAGTGCGCTGCACTTTTTCGTTCTTTCGGGCTACGTGCCATGGTAGTGGATTTCTGTAGCAAGGGAACCCCATCTGCATCTTCAACCACTGCATTACACCATGGGAAAATGGCTAGCGAGGAAATTGTTGGCAAGGGGAAGTTGACAAAGGTCTATGGGCCCATGGATAGATATTTGTCTAGACGAGATAATAGCTTtacccatgaaattttcactATGCCTGAAGACTGTACGCATTCATGTGGCCCTGTTGGGAAGATCAAAGGTCATGGAGTAATCATTGACTGGGTGTGGAATTATTTTTCTGACAACAATTCCACTAAACCTAGCAGTCACCGTGTTGTTCTCAGTGAGAAAGC ATGCAGGCCCTTGTACTTCCAACATGATGGTCACTCAAGAACCATCGTGGGGATTCAAGCTAAACGCCAGACTAATGGGAACTATCAATACAATTTACTAATCTTGGACCCTGCTCAT AGAACAGAAGCTCTTGCAAAGTCTCTCGAACAAAACTGTGGATGGCAAAAGCTGATAAAGAGAGGTATCCACACACTGAAGAAGCCGCAGTATCAG CTTTGCTTTATTGAGCCTGGAATTGCATCTGGAGAGGAGATTGACCAGCTGAAGGTCTTATACGGCATCAATATTGAAGTGTAG
- the LOC113729831 gene encoding uncharacterized protein isoform X2, whose translation MEYYSFCPVCNLQVLSNEIERHANDHFADHELARDLEFAQQIQLAPPTPLVDSAMHCQSNFSDTHQSTSLLRDAAAETDACEGSDVDGKFCSLISLQLKETFYQVEGGLIALLRNCLASESQDTTSILSGYVDHFQSREWEDIGWGCGWRNIQMLSSHLITQRQEAREVLYGGAGFVPDIASLQRWLEIAWELGFDAQGSNDFDREIYGKRNWIGTTECAALFRSFGLRAMVVDFCSKGTPSASSTTALHHGKMASEEIVGKGKLTKVYGPMDRYLSRRDNSFTHEIFTMPEDCTHSCGPVGKIKGHGVIIDWVWNYFSDNNSTKPSSHRVVLSEKAPLYFQHDGHSRTIVGIQAKRQTNGNYQYNLLILDPAHRTEALAKSLEQNCGWQKLIKRGIHTLKKPQYQLCFIEPGIASGEEIDQLKVLYGINIEVVKGFLN comes from the exons ATGGAGTACTACTCTTTTTGCCCAGTGTGTAATTTGCAGGTTCTCTCCAACGAAATCGAGAG GCATGCAAACGATCACTTCGCTGACCATGAACTCGCCCGGGACTTAGAATTCGCCCAACAAATTCAGCTTGCGCCCCCTACTCCTCTG GTTGATAGTGCCATGCATTGTCAAAGCAATTTCTCGGATACCCATCAGAGCACTTCCTTGTTGAGGGATGCCGCCGCTGAGACTGATGCTTGTGAAGGGAGTGATGTTGATGGGAAATTCTGCTCTTTGATCAGTTTGCAACTTAAGGAGACCTTCTATCAAGTAGAGGGTGGTTTGATCGCTTTGCTCAGAAATTGTTTGGCATCCGAGTCTCAAGATACAACCAGTATTTTGTCCGGGTATGTTGATCATTTCCAAAGCCGAGAATGGGAAGACATTGGGTGGGGTTGTGGATGGCGTAATATTCAGATGCTTAGCTCGCATTTGATCACACAAAGGCAAGAGGCAAGGGAGGTTTTGTATGGTGGTGCTGGATTTGTGCCTGATATTGCTTCTCTCCAAAGATGGCTTGAAATTGCATGGGAACTTGGATTTGATGCACAAGGTTCAAATGACTTTGATAGGGAGATCTATGGCAAAAGGAATTGGATCGGAACTACTGAGTGCGCTGCACTTTTTCGTTCTTTCGGGCTACGTGCCATGGTAGTGGATTTCTGTAGCAAGGGAACCCCATCTGCATCTTCAACCACTGCATTACACCATGGGAAAATGGCTAGCGAGGAAATTGTTGGCAAGGGGAAGTTGACAAAGGTCTATGGGCCCATGGATAGATATTTGTCTAGACGAGATAATAGCTTtacccatgaaattttcactATGCCTGAAGACTGTACGCATTCATGTGGCCCTGTTGGGAAGATCAAAGGTCATGGAGTAATCATTGACTGGGTGTGGAATTATTTTTCTGACAACAATTCCACTAAACCTAGCAGTCACCGTGTTGTTCTCAGTGAGAAAGC GCCCTTGTACTTCCAACATGATGGTCACTCAAGAACCATCGTGGGGATTCAAGCTAAACGCCAGACTAATGGGAACTATCAATACAATTTACTAATCTTGGACCCTGCTCAT AGAACAGAAGCTCTTGCAAAGTCTCTCGAACAAAACTGTGGATGGCAAAAGCTGATAAAGAGAGGTATCCACACACTGAAGAAGCCGCAGTATCAG CTTTGCTTTATTGAGCCTGGAATTGCATCTGGAGAGGAGATTGACCAGCTGAAGGTCTTATACGGCATCAATATTGAAGT
- the LOC113729831 gene encoding uncharacterized protein isoform X1: protein MEYYSFCPVCNLQVLSNEIERHANDHFADHELARDLEFAQQIQLAPPTPLVDSAMHCQSNFSDTHQSTSLLRDAAAETDACEGSDVDGKFCSLISLQLKETFYQVEGGLIALLRNCLASESQDTTSILSGYVDHFQSREWEDIGWGCGWRNIQMLSSHLITQRQEAREVLYGGAGFVPDIASLQRWLEIAWELGFDAQGSNDFDREIYGKRNWIGTTECAALFRSFGLRAMVVDFCSKGTPSASSTTALHHGKMASEEIVGKGKLTKVYGPMDRYLSRRDNSFTHEIFTMPEDCTHSCGPVGKIKGHGVIIDWVWNYFSDNNSTKPSSHRVVLSEKACRPLYFQHDGHSRTIVGIQAKRQTNGNYQYNLLILDPAHRTEALAKSLEQNCGWQKLIKRGIHTLKKPQYQLCFIEPGIASGEEIDQLKVLYGINIEVVKGFLN from the exons ATGGAGTACTACTCTTTTTGCCCAGTGTGTAATTTGCAGGTTCTCTCCAACGAAATCGAGAG GCATGCAAACGATCACTTCGCTGACCATGAACTCGCCCGGGACTTAGAATTCGCCCAACAAATTCAGCTTGCGCCCCCTACTCCTCTG GTTGATAGTGCCATGCATTGTCAAAGCAATTTCTCGGATACCCATCAGAGCACTTCCTTGTTGAGGGATGCCGCCGCTGAGACTGATGCTTGTGAAGGGAGTGATGTTGATGGGAAATTCTGCTCTTTGATCAGTTTGCAACTTAAGGAGACCTTCTATCAAGTAGAGGGTGGTTTGATCGCTTTGCTCAGAAATTGTTTGGCATCCGAGTCTCAAGATACAACCAGTATTTTGTCCGGGTATGTTGATCATTTCCAAAGCCGAGAATGGGAAGACATTGGGTGGGGTTGTGGATGGCGTAATATTCAGATGCTTAGCTCGCATTTGATCACACAAAGGCAAGAGGCAAGGGAGGTTTTGTATGGTGGTGCTGGATTTGTGCCTGATATTGCTTCTCTCCAAAGATGGCTTGAAATTGCATGGGAACTTGGATTTGATGCACAAGGTTCAAATGACTTTGATAGGGAGATCTATGGCAAAAGGAATTGGATCGGAACTACTGAGTGCGCTGCACTTTTTCGTTCTTTCGGGCTACGTGCCATGGTAGTGGATTTCTGTAGCAAGGGAACCCCATCTGCATCTTCAACCACTGCATTACACCATGGGAAAATGGCTAGCGAGGAAATTGTTGGCAAGGGGAAGTTGACAAAGGTCTATGGGCCCATGGATAGATATTTGTCTAGACGAGATAATAGCTTtacccatgaaattttcactATGCCTGAAGACTGTACGCATTCATGTGGCCCTGTTGGGAAGATCAAAGGTCATGGAGTAATCATTGACTGGGTGTGGAATTATTTTTCTGACAACAATTCCACTAAACCTAGCAGTCACCGTGTTGTTCTCAGTGAGAAAGC ATGCAGGCCCTTGTACTTCCAACATGATGGTCACTCAAGAACCATCGTGGGGATTCAAGCTAAACGCCAGACTAATGGGAACTATCAATACAATTTACTAATCTTGGACCCTGCTCAT AGAACAGAAGCTCTTGCAAAGTCTCTCGAACAAAACTGTGGATGGCAAAAGCTGATAAAGAGAGGTATCCACACACTGAAGAAGCCGCAGTATCAG CTTTGCTTTATTGAGCCTGGAATTGCATCTGGAGAGGAGATTGACCAGCTGAAGGTCTTATACGGCATCAATATTGAAGT
- the LOC113729832 gene encoding autophagy-related protein 13a: protein MDLQYGRFEQILTQFLLKSIHIILDSRVPSTRPYSRCREVKKSDKWFNLALGDRPSALENLNFWHRNLTEPIIIDIILVQEPPNCSCGYSLLPTTSGLGTFTETVIERWVVQCEYLRTMTPQSSDVSYKKTYKKSIILLRSLFSMMRLLPAYKAFRKLSSTNQTCDFDINYKVSTFSVPFSRTEEELMKHYSFIPVDAQQGRFAISVTYRDNLSHFNLEASTSFPPEIITDYVGSPLTDPLRTFPSSLERRFHATPLLSRGMHSPSSVPFQRPHSWTSGLHRGVSSPQSQPLAGSPALYRASYEVSSVISDTYGRKVQDCKSPAHYEAASSNDSYQLSPPFSPSPSPSPPAYLTSGNPVQTRLRSESAPVSIPHPIVGRSSRYISPNSSDPNRNSLPPLSPRFTKHDSSSQESPSGTRSLRKSDSLRSAESSCGMTYLGQKVSRDAKDDSGRFSGLLSSSDSPRVGFSRSSSRLSFQDDLDECDFSCPFIVDDVDTSESQANQNLDLRKGSEASSQANSSVRKSQDAAVGALVHMLRTAPPLRLDCSSYASGFEKSELESIAGAGSGFVLPRKTSDALEELKAYSEMKELLLCKSGSITSRAGSKDETSSS from the exons ATGGATTTGCAATATGGGAGGTTTGAACAGATACTTACTCAGTTTCTTCTTAAGAGTATACACATTATATTGGATTCGAGGGTTCCTTCAACCCGACCTTACAGCCGTTGCAGAGAAGTTAAAAAGAGTGACAAATGGTTCAATTTAGCATTAGGGGACCGCCCTTCTGCGTTAGAGAATCTGAATTTTTGGCATAGAAACTTAACGGAGCCGATCATTATTGATATAATTCTTGTTCAAGAACCACCGAACTGTTCATGTGGCTATAGTTTACTACCTACTACTTCGGGATTGGGAACATTTACCGAGACAGTTATAGAGAGATGGGTTGTTCAGTGTGAGTACCTGAGGACAATGACTCCTCAATCTAGTGATGTTTCGTACAAGAAAACATACAAGAAATCAATCATACTTTTACGCTCGCTTTTTTCCATGATGAGGCTTCTTCCAGCTTACAAGGCCTTTCGGAAGCTATCATCAACGAATCAGACATGTGATTTTGATATCAATTACAAGGTCTCCACTTTCAGTGTTCCTTTCTCTAGGACAGAGGAGGAGTTAATGAAGCATTATAGCTTCATTCCAGTTGATGCCCAACAGGGTCGCTTTGCCATATCTGTTACATATCGGGACAATCTATCTCATTTCAACCTAGAGGCTTCTACATCTTTTCCGCCAGAGATCATTACAGACTATGTTGGTAGTCCACTCACTGATCCTCTGAGGACTTTTCCATCTTCTTTGGAGAGACGTTTCCATGCTACGCCATTATTATCAAGAGGGATGCACTCACCTTCTTCGGTGCCCTTTCAGCGTCCACACAGCTGGACAAGTGGTCTCCACAGGGGGGTTTCTTCTCCTCAAAGCCAACCTTTGGCTGGATCTCCAGCTCTATATCGTGCTTCATATGAGGTCTCATCTGTAATTTCTGATACGTATGGCCGTAAGGTACAAGATTGCAAGTCTCCAGCTCACTATGAAGCAGCAAGCTCCAACGACTCCTACCAGCTTTCTCCTCCATTTTCCCCATCTCCTTCCCCATCTCCTCCAGCATATCTTACCAGTGGGAATCCTGTGCAGACTCGGTTGCGATCAGAAAGTGCACCTGTCAGTATTCCACATCCTATTGTTGGCAGGAGTTCACGATACATTTCTCCTAATTCGTCTGATCCAAACAGAAATTCGCTTCCACCTTTATCCCCAAGATTCACAAAGCATGATTCGTCATCTCAGGAGTCCCCCTCTGGAACCAGATCATTGAGGAAATCAGATTCACTCAGATCTGCAGAATCGAGCTGTGGAATGACGTATTTGGGTCAGAAA GTTTCAAGAGATGCCAAAGATGATTCTGGGCGGTTCTCAGGTTTACTTTCCTCCAGTGATTCACCTCGTGTCGGTTTCTCAAGAAGCTCCAGTAGATTATCTTTTCAGGATGACCTGGACGAGTGTGATTTTTCTTGTCCATTTATAGTTGATGACGTCGATACTTCTGAATCCCAGGCCAA TCAGAATCTTGATTTGAGGAAAGGTTCAGAAGCTTCTTCACAGGCAAATTCATCTGTGAGGAAATCCCAAGATGCTGCTGTTGGTGCCCTAGTTCACATGCTACGGACAGCTCCTCCCTTGCGTCTGGACTGTAGCAGTTATGCTTCTGGTTTTGAGAAATCTGAACTTGAGAGTATTGCGGGTGCTGGTTCTGGATTCGTCCTGCCTCGAAAGACATCAGATGCATTAGAGGAGCTCAAGGCTTACAGTGAAATGAAGGAGTTGCTACTTTGCAAGAGCGGAAGCATTACCAGCAGGGCAGGGAGCAAGGACGAAACATCTTCCAGCTGA